The genomic DNA GCTGCACAGCAGGAACAGGTCGCCCGGCGCCACCTGCTGCACGCGCAGCTCGGGCTGCACCACGGGGCCGGGGCCCAGCGCCTGCAGCAGCAGGTTGCGGCTTGGCAGCGCGCCGGTGCGGCCCGCGTCCAGCGCCTGCTGGTACAGCGTCTGGTCGCGCGTCAGTGGCGACAACAGGCCGTCGCGCAGCAGGTACAACCGGCTGTCGCCGACGTGGCCGAGGTAGGCCGGTCCGGTGGCAACGGGACGCCACAGCGCCGTCAAGGTGGTGCCCATGCCGGTGCCCTCGGGGCGGCCCAGGGCCGTATTGGCCTGGTACAGGCGGGCGTTGGCATGGGCCACGGCGGCCGCCAGGGTCTGCAGCGGGGCCGCGCCGTGCGCGCCGTGCGCGCCGGGCGCGAAGGTCTCGTCGGCATCGTGGCCGGCATTGGCCAGGAACGCATGCAGCAGCGCCAGCGCCTCCGTGCTGGCGATGGCGCCGCCGGCGTGGCCGCCCATGCCGTCGGCCACGGCCAGCAGGCCGAGCGCCGGCGCGAGCAGGAAGTTGTCCTCGTTGGCCGCGCGGAAGGGGCCGGTCTCGGTCAGCCCGAAGGCGGTGCCGCCCGCCAGCGTGCAGTACTGCGATGTGGACAGCGGCGGGTGGCTGGCCATGGTCCCTCCGTCAGTCGCCCGGCGGGTGCGGTTGCTGCGGCGCCGGCGCGCCCGGCGGCTGCGGCACGATGTTCGACGCCGGCGCGCCCGGCGTGACCGGAATTACCGGCGGCGTGCCGGGCGCTGTGGCCGGGGCCACGCCCTCGGCTGGTGCCGGCTGCGGCGCGGCGTCGCCCAGGTCGATCCCCTTGACGGTCGGATCGTTGGCGTATTCCTCGTAGACCCAGTCGCCGTCCAGCTGTACGACGCCTTCCGGCGCCGGGCGCTCCACCACGGGGCGCTTGGCCAGCGCCACCTTCATGTAGTCGATCCAGATCGGCAGCGCCAGCGAGGAGCCGAACTCGCGGCTGCCCAGCGACTTCGGATCGTCGTAGCCCATCCAGGCCACCGCCACGATGCCGCCGCCATAGCCGCCGAACCAGCCGTCCACCGCGTCCGTCGTGGTGCCGGTCTTGCCGGCGATGTCGGTGCGGCCCAGGCGCTGCCAGG from Pseudoduganella armeniaca includes the following:
- a CDS encoding PP2C family protein-serine/threonine phosphatase; this translates as MASHPPLSTSQYCTLAGGTAFGLTETGPFRAANEDNFLLAPALGLLAVADGMGGHAGGAIASTEALALLHAFLANAGHDADETFAPGAHGAHGAAPLQTLAAAVAHANARLYQANTALGRPEGTGMGTTLTALWRPVATGPAYLGHVGDSRLYLLRDGLLSPLTRDQTLYQQALDAGRTGALPSRNLLLQALGPGPVVQPELRVQQVAPGDLFLLCSDGLHGDTDDAAIAAILAAARDDTLHDCCAALVAQALRDGSRDNVTAVLLRCAG